Genomic segment of Zingiber officinale cultivar Zhangliang chromosome 11B, Zo_v1.1, whole genome shotgun sequence:
gtcaatAGATGTTGaatttttcatccggggaccactgctccaaTTCAGTTcgccttggtctgggtcttcaactccatatccgcttgcttgggtgatctctgccatccggaaaagggctcacccgaacccaacttccggtcttctcgagcgggcttccctccggcttctcgtccctctgaatcaccgcgtgtttccttctcgtccgccgacgtactcatccgcagtcttcgcccctcggacgcaccgcgtgccgtccttctcgctagctgcgtctcttgctcctcgagcagtcttccgctccggctttcgtccctcggaaccaccgcacgcttccttcttgtccgccggtgtactcttccatagtgcctcgtccctcagatgcaccgcgtgccatccttctcattagctgcgtcttccactcgactacctatgctcctaattacaccaggttagaaacacacaggacctagtttgacttattgatcacaccaaaacaaccttagggttccaacaatttttagttaattcagtaggctggaacctttattagGTTCCATAGTCATGCTTAATCTAAACTttaattagatttagagctttcagcgagaaaattagacattaaaatttctttatgagactttgtctaagaaagtgggtGTTACtgcaataaccaagaaggtctagtgcctcttcacgacctggaagccaaaatattgaaataaaatatttaattaattttctgataaaacattaagattgaaatttaataatgttttaaaaagtttttttttaaatattttttttaacttagaatttttttgcgTAAAACTAAAATTGCATAAGTTAAAagttcttctgaaattagaaatttctgcttaaatctttacttagaaatttttttaaaaatgtgttTGTAAAATTTCCTGagtcagattttttttaaactctacttagaaaattttcttacttagagtTTTTGCTTAGAAAGTtttcttacttaaagttttactaagaattttttttttccttcgttAAAACTTATTgcaaaacttttcaaaagtttcaaattttttttcccttagagtttttctttgaaccccaatttttatgtcatcaaagggggagaagggaaagtataagtctcgaaggtagaccaaaatttaaattttctatattttttgcactttattgcaaaattagttagtttaatttttatgtctatttaccctagcttaacttgggttgctcgcatcaaaaagggagagattgttggaaccccaaggttgttttggtgtgatcaacaagttaagttaggtcctgtatgtttttaaccttgtgtctaagtgtgtaggagcttaggagcacatatagtagagcggaagacgcaactagcgagaaggacagcatgcggtgcatccgagggacgaggcactacggaagagtaaaccagcggatgagaaggaagcgtgcggtggttccgaggatGAGAAGCctaagcggaagactgctcgaggagcaagagacgcagctagaaagaaggtcggcacggagtgcgaccgagggacgaagactgtggatgagtacgctgacagacgagaaggaagcacgcgacgattccaagggacgagaagccggagtggaagcccgCTTAAGAAgatcagaagttgggttcgggtgagccctatttcagatggcaaagatcacccaagcgagcggaagactcggtctgagacaaatggagccggagcagaagacttgGGCTGGAAAAAGCCAATAGGGTTGACTTTCCCAACCGAGGCACCCAGATccatttcgggcgctcggaagtgGACTTTTGAccggatcgcgtcaaacgcgatctatttcgttggggataaagttttatcccctcccagggcaccctgaccaaggttataaatatagccttggtccagaagcttttcatcgaTCACAAGCAATTCActttcaacacttgtacgctcaattTCTATATTAGTTTCTCTAttttgcgcttcaacgttgtacgaggcttctccgtctgaaggagtatttagtgctacattttccttggattaacaacctcttcggttgtaaccaagtaaatcccggtgtgcctcgtcttttctatttttctatttaagttataatttatgcaagtgttctgttgaaagatcgagaaggattgtgcttttatttttacaggctattcaaccccccttctagtcggcccagCGGTCCAACAGTCTTTGTGACTGTTGgcaagcggataaagttttatccgtttatccccttggaggcaccctcaacccctttggaggctccctcaagactcgagataggattttcaTGAGCTATATAacggcccctagagctaggaattaatcattcaactctgtattcaattcctagaaacatatgagctttcttagtgtgtaaaaaggcttcttcgcctacagTGATGGAGACATTTCTAATAgagttgttcaaccgccttggattaacaaccacctaggttgtaaccaagtcaaatccctgagtcttcttcctttcctttctgttattttatttttattttattgttgctattttagagttgaaagtacgaggagggtaattcttattttgtaggcaattcacttctcccctcttgtcggtcccgctgcaccaacaagtggtatcggagccagaccgcctcagaaggactaaccgtcgactgaagcaacaaagatcaagacgatggccgatgcaagtattcatcccccgaaaaTCGACTGAGACTTCGCGacatggaaacgccgaatggaggtattcttcaaaacagaatttgatattcttttaattatgaaatatggttttgcagcccctaaagacaaggaagaatacaactggacgaaaaaggagcaaattgatttcatggccaacggaaaagcagaattccatctgctcagcgtcctgccaccccaagaggtaagtcagatcggaagctacgactctgccaaagacctctgggaaaaattcctggagctccacgaaggaacATTAGAAGTGAAGTTAGCAAGGTGCGACATCCTCCAAATTCAGCTGACAaatcttcggatgaacaacggcgaaaaGGTAgtacaactccaagcaagaatcaaggagttAATAACTCAACTGAACAACCTCAAAAAATTGGTAACAAATCGAGAATCGATTCGGTatgtgctcaacgccttcccaagaaatccagaatgggcatccttagtagatacatactatatctctaaggactttgaggtaagtacgctagaaaatttattttctacatttgaacttcacgaatctcgaattgcagaacctaaacaaatagaaaagtcaaatcacaatgttgccctacaagccgagatgggCGATCCCGACTTTGAAGCGTCAATCGATGAAACTAAAGCGAcgctattggtaagaaagttaaataagtttattaagactaataaatttagatcgcagtcgaaaaagcatcaacgcaacagaaggacggtccgatgctacaactgcaatgaggaagggcacatcaaggatgactgcccaaaattgaagaaaagggATAAGGAGAAGTCCCAAAGACCGACGTCCAttaaacgcaagagtctgaaggctacatgggatgaatcatcatcctccgaatatgaagtcgaagctttctcgggattagcactgatggccaaccatcaagtagGAGAAGAAGAgaccagctcagaaatgagcatagatgaagggggggggggggggcatcaaaagaagaaagctgtgatgaagggggagaattagaaattaaggtaagtaaggtacatactctaactcccaagcagtcctttcaattcattaaagtgcttactaaagatttagttaagttagaaaaggaaaatgctgaattaaaattaaatttagcaaaAACATACCCTCTACAattatatgataatttaaaattagaaaataaaaaattaaagataaaaattgataaattgaaaaataatcatgcatgcttgaataaatttcaaaaatcaaaattgagaatttatggtaaattaaattggtatagtAGATATCACCAaagtcaacttaggaaaattcctaaagaatatgtaccccctaagttttttattaacctgataggaaggaacctctattgggttccaaatcATATTTAGAGTAAAACTTCTGTTAAtcaaggctttcagaagaaattaaatattgaaatttcttaaaaggttttgtctagaaatggttgatgatccaataaccaaaaaggcctagtatCTCGTCACAGCTTGGAAGCCGATTATCGAATTAAGTATTTAATTGGCAAATTGATAAAACATAAAATATCGATTAATGCTTTTAAAATTCTTgtcaattatttgaattttttttaaacttaaaaatagtgTTAAAAGTTTGTTTTAACTTAGACAATTTCTTTACTTCATTAACTTGGAAATTTGCCtcctattttttgatgtgatcaaagggggagagttagtatAAGTTCAGGgggagtttaaaaaaattttcaagttattttttttaaaattatgaattttgatagataaattcattctatacttagtattgcaatttatttttaattgcaAACTTTATGATCGAAATGTTAGttttgtaatttctttaaattacttatttggtttaccctaacttgaacttgagttgatgcacatcaaaaagggggagattgttgaacctcatggttgttttgatgtgatcaaccaagttaggttatgtcctgtttggttttaatccctgtatctaagtgtgcaggagcttaggagtgcaagaagtcgagcgaaaaacgcaactagcgagaagaacgacacaggaagggagttgacgggtttggtgcatccgaaggacgaaagagctacggaagagtatatcggtggacgagaagaacgtacgtgacattcaagggacgagaagccggagcggaagtctgctcgaggaaaaggctagAAATCGGGTTCGGGTAatccctatttcgattggccgaaataacccaagcgatcagagcttcagaagaagaagaagaagaaaaagagaagctggaagctatttataccatgcaggttgaaggcaccctcaacaacattgagggcaccctcaacaacaTTGAGGGCGCGCTCAACCCAGTCTTTATGACCGTTGacaagcggataaagttttatcagcTTATCCTCTTGGAGGCGTCCTCAACCCTTTTGGAGACACCCTCGAGACTCAAGATAGGATTTCCATGAGCTAtataaaagctcctggagttaggaattaatcattcaactctgtattcaattcctagcaacatcTGAGCTTTCTTAGTGTATAAAAAAGTTTcttcgcctacagtgaaggagatgtTTCTAGTAGAGCTGTTTaatcgccttggattaataaccacctaagttataaccaagtcaaatctctaagttttctttttttcttttctgtaattttatttttattttattattactattttagaGTTAAAAGTACGAgaatgataatttttattttacagaTAATTCATCCCTCTCTTTTTATCGGTCTCGTTGtatcaataaaattttatttagaatattCTAATGTTAGACTTTTATCTGTCCATGACTTATTAACAGCCTTGtagagagaaattttatttttatttagaataTTCTAATGTTAACTTTTCTCTGTCCATGACTGATTAACAGCTTTGTAGAGagagaaattttatttagaatattCTAATGTTGGACTTTTCTCTGTCCCATGACTAATTAAGAGCAACGAGAAATTGGATCACCTGTCTTCAAAATTATATGTCTCTGTGTTTCACTTGTTATCCTAGTGCATCGTCCAAAGTCGGAGGTTGTCGTCCTTATCAATATTATAATCTTGGGAAAGATAAATTTAAGGAGATCATTATTAGCATGATTATCATCAAAATCTGATTGAATTTGAGTAAACTTTTCTCAATTATTGATTTGAGCCCTTACTCAGATCCAACTGGATTCCGATGTCGATCATGTCGATAATGATCCTCTTTGGTTCATCTTCCCCAAAAATTATAGTGCTGATCGAATTGATGACCGGAGGCCACTGACATAGATTGGGACGATGAGTGAAAcacaagaataaaataaaaaaaaaaagagatagaagaacTGAACTAGAGCCACGGTACCTACCTTCCTTTTCCGGTCACAATTATTGAAACGAACTGGCAATAATTTGCTAAATGGACTGGGCAATAATTTGCTAAGTAGACCTAGAAATACttagtcaaatttaaaataaattaagctTGATTGTTTaaactttaatttattttagcTTGAGCtgacttaaatttaatttatttagatatttaGTTGGATTGTTGAAaacatttataattttaaatttacttaattagttattaagtttaataaaataacttatttatttattttaaatgtttctttaattatttgttaTATTGATAAAAATTGTATTGATggatataatttaataaattttatttgtgaatattatttataaattttattcttAAATATTATTTACAAATAATTAACAATAATATTAATGAgtttatttaagtttatttatttaatttatatgcaTTGAACTAACTTAAATAAACTGTTTGAAAATGAATATCAAATTTACTCATAGATATTTTGTTCATGGCCCCACCACCATTGACTGACAAATGCCACAGCTTACAGTTTGTCTCCGTAcctttttttttccctctctttTCATGACAAATTCACTTGACCGGACTTCTTAGTTCTCCGCTGACCAGAATGCCAGTATCTTAAGGAAGTTAATCAAGGTAATGTATAACCATGCTATATGCCTCTTCATCACTGAATAAAATGCGGACTGCCTTTGTTCACATTTCTCTTTCTTGTTTGCTGAGTAGTTCAAAAAATCTGCATCCAATTAATGATAGCTTCTTCCTTCTATGGAAGTGataagaagatgagagttgcagtaGCACAGCGTTTGCAAAGATTTGTGAATCGATTTAGCAACAAGTAAAAGTGTAGGAACACCAAGAAAGCTATGAACTTTATAAGATGCAGTAAGGTTTCGATGGCCAGGATGCAGCGCTTTCTTTTCCAGTTCCTAAACATACTAGCAGCAATATCCATCGTTCATTGTCAGTCAGGTACGtatcatttcttttttttttctgatacTTTATCGATTTTAATACTGCAAGAATTCTTTTAATGACTTTTGATTCTCCAATTATTTTCAGGCTTACAAATCCTTAATCGTTATTCAGATGATAATCTCTGAGACTTTTGTGCAGGTGATTCCTTGACTCCAAATAGCTCGCTCAGAAATGGCCAGAGCTTGACTTCTCCCGGAGGTATATTCCAGCTCGGCTTCTTCACTCCCATCAGTGGCTCAGTACAGGGATACATAGCGATATGGTACAACAATTCCTCTGTCACGGAACGCAAAGTAGTATGGATTGCCAATAGGAACCAGTCCGTCAACACCTCCACTTCGATACTCAACTTCACCTCCCATGGAAATCTAATCCTTTTCGACAAAGGAACTGATGTTTCATGGTCGACCGGGACATCCACAGCTCAAAATTCAGCACAACTGCAGCTTAAGGACTCCGGCAATCTCGTCCTGACCGTTGCTGGCGGCAGTGACGGCAACGGTGGATCGAAGGAGACTCTGTGGCAGAGCTTCGACCATCCGAGCGACACTCTCCTACCCGGCATGAGGCTCGGAGTTGACTACCGAACCAACACCTTGTGGCAGCTCGTGTCGTGGAAGAGCGTCACCAACCCTTCTCCGGGCAGCTACGCCTTTAAGATGGAGACTCGAGGAGTTCCAGAGATCTTCCTCTGGAAtgactcctctaaaatcttccgAACGGGTCCTTGGAACGATAAGGGATCATTCAGCGGCAACCCAAGGATGAAGAACAGAGACATTTCGAGCCAATTAGAGTTCAATTTCGTGTCCAACAGTTCTATGGTGTACTACTCGACTCAATACAAGGTTGGGTGGTCGGTGCTGACTCGGGCAGTGATGAACGCCTCCGGCCAATACGAGCGGTGGAACTGGGAGAGCGGCGGCTGGTTGCACTTCTGGAGCGTGCCTGAGGAGGACTGCGACAGGTACGCGAGCTGCGGGCGCAACAGCATCTGCACCTGGGACTACTCCATCAAATCTTGTGATTGCTTGGAAGGCTTCGCGCCGGCGCCGAAGAATGGAAGCCTCGGATGCGACAGGAAGAAGCCGTTGAGCTGCGCGTCGAACAGAGTCTTGAAGGTCATCGCGAAGCTGCCCGACACAGAGAACGCCACGATACGAGGCCTGATGAGCCTGGGTGCGTGCAACGACGTGTGCACCAACGACTGCTCCTGCGTGGCGTACGCACTAGTTGGGGAAAACGGGTGCGTCACTTGGGAAGGCGATTTACTGGATCTCAGGAATTTTCCCGATGGAGGGGATGTTTTATATATCCGCCTTGAAGGTAATTAATTATTCCTTAAATCTATGAATGGATTAGAATTCTAATATTGTAATTAATCAAGAATAAACTATTTCTATAGGGTCTTCAAGGCGCAGTAAGCTTGTTTGGGAGATAGCCGTTCCTGTGTTCCTGGCATTTCTGCTACTCTGTATTGTGTTCTTTTGGAGGAGAAGCAGAGCAGGGAAACAAGGTGTTGCGACTTGAAATTTTAAGAGATTAGATTTCAGTGAAAATTTAATGTTCTTGATTAGGAGTTTTGATGGTGTTCAGACTGCAATGAGACTGGTCCAGAAACCTCCTCCGTCAGGGACGATACCAGCTTGTTGACGTGCCCGTCCAAGGGGGACAGGGGTAATGACTTTTGGCACCACGTGTTCTACGTACTTGGAATAATGTTTTTCTTTTCTAGAGAAAAAATAAGGGCATCTTGGTGTACAGGCGACTGTCGTAGCCTCTCGCCAATGGCTTTTGATGTATCAGATTCGAGGTCGAGGACGATGACGATGACGATGACGAGGTCGAGATCGAGATCCAGGTCCATCAACTCTGAGACTTATGGTCCATCTAATGAAGGAGCAGGTCTGTTGATTTTCTCATTGCTCAATTCTGAGATTGTGAACAAATTTCTCTAAGTTATCGGCACGTTCTGGTTTGTGCCAGGTCGGCTCGACATCTTGGAGGCTCTGCCTTCCTATGATCTGTCTACGATAAAGGCTGCAACAAATGATTTCTCTATCGACAACAAACTTGGTGAAGGAGGATTTGGTGTGGTTTACATGGTATGCGTACATATGTTTTTAGCTTCACAAGTGATATTTAGCTTCCTAATGACTATTAATCTCGTTCGGAAGTTAAGTCGGATGGGAGTATCGGTGACGATGGCAAGAGGAGTCTAGGGCCTAGGAGCAAGGATGGCCGATGGTATACACGACCCTACCAACACCACAGTCCCAGCACCCGAGAACGTTAGAGTTCAAAAATCAAAGAATAGACCCCTGGCACAGGCCCtgtgacgctcaagtcaggagtAGCACGAGAGTAAAAAGTATGGAAAAAAGAAAAAACGGTAGTGGATGCTAGTGTATGAGGGTGAACATCCCTGACTAATGTAGAGGACCTCTCTTTTTATAGTGTCTGATCTTGTCCGAATAAAGGAAGCTGGAAAGCCGAGGATAGGATGACTACTGACGAGATGAAGACCTCAATCCTGCAAACCAAACCAAACTAGAGAAGGGGTCTcaggcgttggccctccgatgctcagaTTAGAAACAGGAAGAGAATGAGTATTTGAGAAATAGATGAATCTTGCCTTTTCTCATACCTGGCGTACCCTTTTATACCTTCTTTGTGATCGTTTTTgtccttatttaatgatattaattgtcagaggaaaccttctttatcttgactTCTGTGCATTAATGATAAATGAAGTGTTCTTCTTGGTCTTGGCTTCTTCATCTTTAATGATGATAGACGgagtattcttttttattttctcattttttccTGTGTAATGTCATTCTTGCGCCGGACGGGTGGTCTGAGCGGCTCAATTTCCCGCCAGACGGGTGGTCCGAGCGTCTCATCTTCCTGCCGACTGAAATAACCGGCTACGGATTTGTCCATTCGTCTGATCGACCCATGATGTCCATTCGTTTGACTGGCCAGGTGATCCACTCGGCCATTCCTTTGCCGACCGGGCTAACCAGACAGTCATCTTTGGTCGAGGCTCTTTTTGTAACCCCCGATGTTGACCGCCTTGATTTTGACCAACACCGTGTCAATTGACCCGTGACAGGTGGGCTCCTCTTTATCGCCGCATCACAAGACTCCTCCtctagtctagtcgaaggaggttacaGGTTCGACTGACTAGACAACTGGTTTCCTCGGCGATTTCGATGCCCGATCGAAGTGTTCGGTCCCTAGTATCTAATCGACCCACGCCGCTCAGTCGTTGTCTAACCATGGTAAATAGACGATAAGTCTGGTAACCCGTTCACTGTGCAGAGCGAGACGATGAGCGGCAATACTTTGAGAATTTGCACTTCTTTGAGCAAGCACGGTCGTCATCGATGTCAACCATATTTCTCGAAGCCCGTGTAAATCCTTGACCATTActgccggtctgcggtttccaaTCTACCATTTCTTTTCTGCTGTTtgtaaatatttctatatttcttTCTAccaactagtgtcgaactcctttcgatTGTTGTGCGAGGTCGTCGTTCTATTCCTCTtgcacgacattcctcttacTTCTcggttcttccattatttttattatcccaaatttTCCAAGCTGGAGATCTTCTTATTCCAAGCCTGAGTGGGCTTGGTCTTTTTCGATAAGATGTCATCCTCCAATAAACATGGGAGGGAATACTACTTTTTTGTCAAATTCCCCGATCGTCCCGGTTTCCCGACCGGCTGGCAATTAGAGGTGTCGAATCCTCcagagctcaagaaatacaagagccgatcggactacctccatgcagcCTCACAATTGGCTGAGCAAAAGTACCATATTCATAAATTGCTGCACGAGGGGGTCCTCTACGTGTTTAGCTTGAGCCTGATCCACACGAAGCTTCCGTTCAGTCTAGGTGCACTCCTGCTTGGTTATAGcttttgaatctaattgatttctccttttcttttgcaGCCCAAGTCATGTTGCATGCATGTCTGGCCGACAAAGCCAAGCTCGCTGAGATCAATGCGGCGGTCGTGGCCGAGTTGGAGAGCCGAGGTGTGCAGCCGATCGGCTCACAAGAAGACTCACTTGGAGAGAGCAAGGGAGTGCCAGCCTAGTGAGAGAAGGGATAGCCAGCTGGACACCTAGCGGTGGAGCGGTTGGTGCATCGAATCCTCCCTCCGCACAACTGCCGGTGATTTCAA
This window contains:
- the LOC122033724 gene encoding receptor-like serine/threonine-protein kinase SD1-8 isoform X1, which produces MNFIRCSKVSMARMQRFLFQFLNILAAISIVHCQSGDSLTPNSSLRNGQSLTSPGGIFQLGFFTPISGSVQGYIAIWYNNSSVTERKVVWIANRNQSVNTSTSILNFTSHGNLILFDKGTDVSWSTGTSTAQNSAQLQLKDSGNLVLTVAGGSDGNGGSKETLWQSFDHPSDTLLPGMRLGVDYRTNTLWQLVSWKSVTNPSPGSYAFKMETRGVPEIFLWNDSSKIFRTGPWNDKGSFSGNPRMKNRDISSQLEFNFVSNSSMVYYSTQYKVGWSVLTRAVMNASGQYERWNWESGGWLHFWSVPEEDCDRYASCGRNSICTWDYSIKSCDCLEGFAPAPKNGSLGCDRKKPLSCASNRVLKVIAKLPDTENATIRGLMSLGACNDVCTNDCSCVAYALVGENGCVTWEGDLLDLRNFPDGGDVLYIRLEGSSRRSKLVWEIAVPVFLAFLLLCIVFFWRRSRAGKQDCNETGPETSSVRDDTSLLTCPSKGDRGDCRSLSPMAFDVSDSRSRTMTMTMTRSRSRSRSINSETYGPSNEGAGRLDILEALPSYDLSTIKAATNDFSIDNKLGEGGFGVVYMGQLQHGQKIAVKKLSRHSSQGSSEFHNELSLISKLQHRNLLRVLGSCIQGDERLIILEYMENKSLDGFIYDKTKGTLLSWQMRLEIINGIARGLLYLHQDSILRIIHRDLKPSNILLDKNMTPKISDFGIARIFEGDGAPMNATTRPIGTLGYMAPEYLANGLFSFKSDVFSFGVLVLEILSGKRNIVFNQTDMSSNLLVQAYRLWKDGRSLELLDDALDCSYPTTEILRCIRMALLCVQENTEDRPTMAEVVMMLASEDQLLTPLKQPLIRSMAYERGFTTQEMSITMTGR
- the LOC122033724 gene encoding receptor-like serine/threonine-protein kinase SD1-8 isoform X2 encodes the protein MNFIRCSKVSMARMQRFLFQFLNILAAISIVHCQSGDSLTPNSSLRNGQSLTSPGGIFQLGFFTPISGSVQGYIAIWYNNSSVTERKVVWIANRNQSVNTSTSILNFTSHGNLILFDKGTDVSWSTGTSTAQNSAQLQLKDSGNLVLTVAGGSDGNGGSKETLWQSFDHPSDTLLPGMRLGVDYRTNTLWQLVSWKSVTNPSPGSYAFKMETRGVPEIFLWNDSSKIFRTGPWNDKGSFSGNPRMKNRDISSQLEFNFVSNSSMVYYSTQYKVGWSVLTRAVMNASGQYERWNWESGGWLHFWSVPEEDCDRYASCGRNSICTWDYSIKSCDCLEGFAPAPKNGSLGCDRKKPLSCASNRVLKVIAKLPDTENATIRGLMSLGACNDVCTNDCSCVAYALVGENGCVTWEGDLLDLRNFPDGGDVLYIRLEGSSRRSKLVWEIAVPVFLAFLLLCIVFFWRRSRAGKQDCNETGPETSSVRDDTSLLTCPSKGDRGDCRSLSPMAFDVSDSRSRTMTMTMTRSRSRSRSINSETYGPSNEGAGRLDILEALPSYDLSTIKAATNDFSIDNKLGEGGFGVVYMAYRLWKDGRSLELLDDALDCSYPTTEILRCIRMALLCVQENTEDRPTMAEVVMMLASEDQLLTPLKQPLIRSMAYERGFTTQEMSITMTGR